In one window of Agrobacterium larrymoorei DNA:
- a CDS encoding helix-turn-helix domain-containing protein: MAENKIFAGPRVRRVRNSLGLTQTAMAEALAISPSYLNLIERNQRPLTVQLLLKLASVYKVDLDDLQGESGGTASQLREVFADPLLAGEIPSPQELVEVAEAAPNAAGGVVKLYRAYREQAKRLSDLSDLLAREGHQTTLSDARLPIDEVRQVFEARPAHFAGLDSAAETFHASLATGDDLAATLKSWLQKNHGIVVRSLPVHAMPNLRRRYDRHSMRLFLSERLSPHDQLRELAMEVSLLALTAEISAELEALALSGEEARRIARFELARYAAHALMMPYAAFLSAAQRARYDIDVLRARFNVSFEQAANRLVTLAKPGATAVPFFLMETDNAGNRFRKSGAQGFPQARFGGLCPRLNIHAAFAQPGQVLVESAEMPDGGAYLTISRTLEGPQAGFGERVRRTALMLACEAGFAKDLVYGDAVGTKTGVVAIGPSCRLCERQGCLSRAEAPLTRPLGLDEMVTGLSVFDFQ, from the coding sequence ATGGCGGAAAACAAGATATTCGCAGGGCCTAGGGTCCGTCGCGTGCGCAACAGTCTTGGTTTGACGCAGACGGCGATGGCGGAGGCGCTTGCCATATCGCCATCCTATCTCAACCTCATCGAGCGCAACCAGCGACCGCTGACAGTGCAACTGCTCCTGAAGCTCGCCTCCGTCTACAAGGTTGATCTGGATGATCTGCAGGGAGAGAGCGGCGGCACGGCAAGCCAGCTTCGAGAAGTTTTCGCCGATCCGCTTCTGGCAGGCGAAATTCCATCGCCGCAGGAATTGGTGGAAGTGGCGGAAGCCGCACCCAATGCAGCAGGCGGTGTCGTCAAGCTCTATCGCGCTTACCGTGAGCAGGCCAAGCGGTTGAGCGATCTCTCCGATCTTCTGGCGCGGGAAGGCCACCAGACGACATTGTCCGATGCGCGGCTGCCAATCGATGAAGTTCGGCAGGTTTTTGAAGCGCGGCCCGCTCATTTCGCTGGTCTCGATTCCGCCGCGGAAACCTTCCACGCGTCGCTCGCAACGGGCGATGACCTTGCCGCAACGCTGAAATCCTGGCTGCAAAAGAACCACGGCATCGTCGTGCGAAGCCTGCCGGTTCATGCCATGCCGAACTTGCGGCGGCGCTACGATCGCCACTCCATGCGGCTGTTCCTGTCCGAGCGGCTGTCTCCGCATGATCAGTTGCGCGAGCTGGCGATGGAGGTTTCGCTTCTGGCCTTGACGGCTGAAATCTCTGCCGAGTTGGAGGCTCTTGCTCTTTCGGGAGAGGAGGCGAGGCGCATTGCCCGTTTCGAACTGGCGCGATACGCCGCCCACGCTCTCATGATGCCCTATGCAGCCTTTCTCTCTGCGGCCCAGAGAGCGCGTTACGATATCGACGTGCTGCGCGCCCGCTTCAACGTATCCTTCGAGCAGGCGGCAAACCGCCTCGTCACGCTGGCGAAGCCGGGGGCTACGGCGGTGCCTTTCTTCCTTATGGAAACCGACAATGCCGGAAACCGGTTTCGCAAATCCGGTGCGCAGGGCTTTCCGCAAGCGCGCTTTGGCGGGCTCTGTCCACGCTTGAACATCCACGCCGCTTTCGCCCAGCCGGGGCAAGTGCTGGTGGAAAGTGCCGAAATGCCCGATGGCGGGGCCTATTTGACCATATCCCGCACGTTGGAAGGGCCGCAGGCAGGGTTTGGGGAACGGGTGCGTCGCACTGCACTGATGCTGGCTTGCGAGGCCGGTTTTGCCAAGGATCTGGTCTATGGGGATGCTGTGGGAACAAAGACCGGGGTCGTCGCCATCGGCCCTTCTTGCAGGCTGTGCGAGAGGCAGGGGTGCCTCTCGCGCGCCGAGGCGCCGCTTACGCGCCCGCTGGGTCTGGATGAGATGGTGACAGGGCTCAGCGTGTTCGATTTCCAGTAA
- the pgl gene encoding 6-phosphogluconolactonase produces the protein MEPQMHVFNNGPELAEKLAADVAERLKAAIEERGAASIAVSGGSTPKLFFQALSRHSLEWPQVSVTLVDERFVPADSDRSNHKLVADNLLQNEAKAAYFVPLYQSAASPEDAATLATAKTADICDPFDIVILGMGTDGHTASFFPGGDNLEEALDLDEPRSVLPMEAEGAGEERLTFNLSALHDASFLVLHIEGAAKKETLEKAQSDLDEDEMPIRSVLNRADSTVNIYWAP, from the coding sequence ATGGAACCTCAAATGCACGTCTTCAACAATGGCCCTGAACTGGCGGAAAAGCTCGCCGCTGATGTTGCCGAACGGCTGAAAGCCGCCATCGAAGAGCGTGGGGCGGCAAGCATTGCCGTTTCCGGCGGCTCCACGCCGAAGCTGTTTTTTCAGGCTCTCTCCAGGCATTCGCTGGAATGGCCTCAGGTCAGCGTGACGCTGGTGGATGAACGTTTCGTGCCTGCCGATAGCGACCGCTCCAACCACAAGCTGGTTGCCGACAACCTGTTGCAGAACGAGGCCAAGGCCGCCTATTTCGTGCCGCTTTACCAGTCCGCAGCCTCTCCCGAAGATGCAGCCACGCTGGCAACGGCGAAGACAGCCGATATTTGCGATCCTTTCGATATCGTCATTCTGGGCATGGGAACGGATGGTCACACGGCCTCGTTCTTTCCGGGCGGCGACAATCTCGAAGAAGCGCTCGATCTCGATGAGCCGCGCTCGGTTCTGCCTATGGAAGCCGAGGGCGCGGGCGAAGAGCGTCTGACCTTCAATCTTTCCGCCCTGCACGATGCCAGCTTTCTTGTGCTGCATATCGAAGGTGCGGCGAAGAAGGAAACGCTGGAAAAGGCACAGTCCGATCTCGATGAGGACGAGATGCCGATCCGCTCGGTGCTGAACAGGGCGGATTCGACCGTCAATATCTACTGGGCGCCATAA
- the zwf gene encoding glucose-6-phosphate dehydrogenase — MSSQIIPVEPFDCVVFGGTGDLAERKLLPALYHRQVENQLSEPTRIIGASRSVMSHDEYRKFAQDALKEHLKSGEYDEEQVQKFCQRLFYIPVDAKSDNGWDKLKKLLDEGKDRIRAFYLAVAPAIFGDIASKIRDHKLITKSTRIVVEKPIGRDLASALELNDTLGNVFKEEQIFRIDHYLGKETVQNLMVLRFANALYEPLWNSAHIDHVQITVAESVGLEGRAGYYDTAGALRDMVQNHILQLLCLVAMEPPSSMEAEAVRDEKLKVLRALKPINDSNVEKNTVRGQYRAGASAGGPVKGYLEELEGGVSNTETFVAIKAEIANWRWAGVPFYIRTGKRLATRVSEIVVTFKQIPHSIFDDAAGKVEANKLVIRLQPDEGVKQSLLIKDPGPGGMRLRQVSLDMSFAQAFNVRNPDAYERLLMDTIRSNQTLFMRRDEVEAAWKWVDPILKSWEAVGQGVQGYTSGTWGPSGAIALIERDGRTWHDAD; from the coding sequence ATGAGCAGTCAAATCATTCCAGTCGAGCCCTTTGATTGCGTCGTCTTCGGCGGCACTGGCGATCTGGCCGAGCGCAAGCTTTTGCCAGCACTTTACCACCGTCAGGTGGAGAACCAGCTGTCCGAACCGACGCGCATCATCGGCGCATCCCGCTCGGTTATGAGCCATGACGAATACCGCAAATTCGCTCAGGACGCGCTGAAGGAGCATCTGAAATCCGGTGAATATGACGAGGAGCAGGTCCAGAAATTCTGCCAGCGCCTCTTCTATATTCCGGTCGATGCCAAGTCCGACAATGGCTGGGACAAGCTGAAGAAGCTTCTGGACGAAGGCAAGGACCGCATCCGCGCCTTTTATCTTGCTGTTGCACCGGCCATCTTCGGAGATATCGCCTCCAAGATTCGTGATCACAAGCTGATCACCAAATCCACGCGCATCGTGGTGGAAAAGCCAATCGGTCGCGATCTGGCGTCTGCGCTGGAGCTCAACGACACGCTGGGCAATGTCTTCAAGGAAGAGCAGATCTTCCGCATCGACCATTATCTCGGCAAGGAAACGGTTCAGAACCTCATGGTTCTGCGCTTTGCCAACGCGCTTTACGAGCCGCTGTGGAACTCCGCCCATATCGACCACGTACAGATCACCGTTGCCGAGTCCGTCGGCCTTGAAGGTCGCGCCGGGTATTACGACACGGCGGGCGCGTTGCGCGACATGGTTCAGAACCATATTCTTCAGCTGCTTTGCCTCGTCGCAATGGAGCCGCCCTCTTCCATGGAAGCGGAAGCCGTTCGCGATGAAAAGCTGAAGGTTCTGCGCGCGTTAAAGCCGATCAATGACAGCAACGTGGAAAAGAACACCGTGCGCGGCCAGTATCGTGCCGGTGCTTCCGCAGGCGGTCCGGTCAAGGGTTATCTGGAAGAGCTGGAAGGCGGCGTTTCCAACACCGAAACCTTCGTCGCGATCAAGGCGGAAATCGCCAACTGGCGCTGGGCGGGTGTGCCCTTCTACATCCGCACGGGCAAGCGTCTGGCAACCCGCGTTTCGGAAATCGTCGTCACCTTCAAGCAAATCCCGCATTCGATCTTTGACGATGCCGCTGGCAAGGTAGAGGCCAACAAGCTGGTCATCCGCTTGCAGCCGGATGAAGGCGTGAAGCAGTCTCTGCTGATCAAGGATCCAGGTCCGGGCGGCATGCGCCTGCGTCAGGTCTCGCTCGACATGAGCTTCGCCCAGGCCTTCAACGTGCGCAACCCGGATGCTTACGAGCGCCTGCTGATGGACACCATCCGCTCCAACCAGACGCTGTTCATGCGCCGCGACGAGGTGGAGGCGGCATGGAAGTGGGTCGACCCGATCCTGAAAAGCTGGGAGGCCGTTGGTCAGGGCGTGCAGGGCTACACATCCGGCACCTGGGGTCCAAGCGGTGCGATTGCGCTGATCGAGCGTGATGGCCGCACCTGGCACGATGCAGATTGA
- a CDS encoding polyamine ABC transporter substrate-binding protein codes for MRHRSLRFTLAVAAAVLASGAAFAQEKVVHVYNWSDYIDPSLLEEFTKETGIKVVYDVYDGNEVLETKLLAGNSGYDVVAPTSPFLARQIKAGVYQKLDKSKLPNLKNMWPEITTRLAQYDPGNEYAVNYMWGTTGIGYNVDKVKAALGDVKIDSWDVLFKPENAEKLKSCGINILDASDETFAIAMNYIGKNPDSKETADLEAGGEVYQKIRPYVKTFNSSAYIDELANGDSCITIGWSGDVLQAKTRAEEAKNGVNVNYVIPKEGTYIWMDSFAIPADAKNVDAAHAFINFMMKPEVAAKASDYVQYANGNLASQAVMDEAVVKNPSVYPDAETMKKLFTISPYGPREQRVLNRVWTQIKTGS; via the coding sequence ATGAGACATCGTTCGCTTCGTTTCACTCTGGCAGTTGCCGCGGCGGTTCTCGCCAGTGGCGCGGCCTTCGCTCAGGAAAAGGTCGTCCACGTCTATAACTGGTCGGATTATATCGATCCGTCCCTCCTTGAGGAATTCACCAAGGAAACCGGCATCAAGGTCGTTTACGACGTGTATGACGGCAACGAGGTTCTCGAAACGAAACTTCTGGCTGGCAATTCCGGCTATGACGTCGTGGCTCCGACATCTCCGTTCCTCGCACGCCAGATCAAGGCAGGCGTTTACCAGAAACTGGACAAGTCCAAGCTTCCGAACCTCAAGAACATGTGGCCGGAAATCACGACGCGTCTGGCGCAGTACGATCCCGGCAACGAATATGCCGTCAATTATATGTGGGGCACCACCGGCATCGGCTACAATGTCGATAAGGTCAAGGCAGCACTTGGCGATGTGAAGATCGATAGCTGGGACGTTCTGTTCAAGCCGGAAAATGCCGAGAAGCTGAAGTCCTGCGGCATCAACATTCTCGATGCTTCCGACGAAACCTTCGCGATTGCGATGAACTACATCGGCAAGAACCCGGACAGCAAGGAAACCGCTGATCTGGAAGCAGGTGGCGAGGTCTATCAGAAGATCCGTCCTTACGTGAAGACGTTCAACTCCTCCGCCTATATCGATGAGCTTGCCAATGGCGATAGCTGCATCACCATCGGCTGGTCGGGCGACGTGCTTCAGGCAAAGACCCGCGCCGAAGAGGCCAAGAACGGCGTGAACGTGAACTACGTCATCCCGAAGGAAGGCACCTATATCTGGATGGATTCCTTCGCCATCCCTGCCGATGCGAAGAATGTCGACGCGGCCCACGCCTTCATCAACTTCATGATGAAGCCGGAAGTCGCCGCCAAGGCATCGGACTACGTTCAATATGCCAACGGCAACCTTGCTTCGCAGGCGGTGATGGATGAAGCGGTCGTCAAAAATCCTTCGGTGTACCCGGATGCGGAGACGATGAAGAAGCTCTTCACCATCTCACCCTACGGGCCTCGTGAACAACGCGTTCTGAACCGCGTCTGGACTCAGATAAAAACCGGCAGCTGA
- a CDS encoding ABC transporter ATP-binding protein, with protein MAKSLGPVKRKFSPWTDPSAVPFIRFENVTKTFGDFTAVDNLTLDIYEREFFSLLGPSGCGKTTLMRMLAGFEEPTQGRILLQGKDISGVPPYKRPTNMMFQSYALFPHMSVEKNIAFGLEQDGLPKADINTRVEEMLRLVKLTEFARRKPSQLSGGQRQRVALARSLAKRPKVLLLDEPLGALDKKLREETQFELMDLQQTLGLTFLIVTHDQEEAMTVSDRIAVMDKGIVVQVATPAEIYEAPNSRYVADFIGDINIFEANINEKTPADGRPASVVLDCEGLAVTVEQDCAASVGNNVAFAIRPEKVRISLDQPADTSMNVAHGEVWDIGYLGDFSVFIVKLDDGRIMRAAQANVSRLVDRPITFGDMVWLNWKADSGLVLTR; from the coding sequence ATGGCGAAATCACTCGGTCCGGTAAAACGTAAATTCTCTCCTTGGACCGATCCCTCTGCGGTTCCCTTCATCCGCTTCGAAAATGTAACCAAGACATTCGGTGATTTCACTGCCGTCGATAATCTGACGCTGGATATTTATGAGCGCGAATTCTTCTCGCTGCTCGGCCCCTCCGGTTGTGGCAAGACGACGCTGATGCGCATGCTGGCCGGTTTTGAGGAACCGACGCAGGGGCGCATTCTCTTGCAGGGCAAGGATATTTCCGGCGTGCCGCCATACAAGCGGCCCACCAATATGATGTTCCAGTCCTATGCGCTTTTCCCGCACATGTCGGTGGAAAAGAACATTGCTTTCGGTCTGGAGCAGGATGGATTGCCGAAAGCCGATATCAATACCCGCGTAGAGGAAATGCTGCGCCTCGTCAAGCTCACGGAATTTGCCCGGCGCAAGCCAAGCCAGCTTTCCGGCGGCCAGCGCCAGCGTGTGGCGCTGGCCCGTTCGCTCGCCAAACGCCCGAAAGTGCTGCTGCTGGATGAGCCGCTGGGCGCGCTGGACAAGAAGCTGCGCGAAGAAACCCAGTTCGAATTGATGGACCTGCAACAGACGCTCGGCCTCACCTTCCTTATCGTCACGCACGATCAGGAAGAGGCAATGACCGTTTCCGACCGCATCGCGGTGATGGACAAGGGCATCGTGGTTCAGGTGGCGACGCCTGCGGAAATCTACGAAGCGCCGAACAGCCGCTACGTGGCGGACTTCATCGGCGACATCAATATTTTCGAGGCGAACATCAACGAAAAGACGCCTGCCGATGGCAGACCGGCAAGCGTGGTGCTCGATTGCGAAGGACTTGCCGTCACCGTGGAGCAGGATTGCGCGGCGAGTGTTGGAAACAACGTCGCCTTCGCCATCCGCCCGGAGAAAGTGCGCATATCGCTCGATCAGCCCGCCGATACGTCGATGAATGTTGCCCACGGAGAAGTCTGGGATATCGGTTATCTGGGTGACTTCTCGGTCTTCATCGTCAAGCTGGATGACGGGCGCATCATGCGGGCCGCGCAGGCCAATGTCTCGCGTCTGGTGGACCGGCCCATCACCTTCGGTGATATGGTCTGGTTGAACTGGAAAGCCGATTCCGGTCTGGTCCTGACCCGATAA
- a CDS encoding NAD(P)/FAD-dependent oxidoreductase, with protein sequence MAWQSPISPGISWYEATVPERPGYAAMDGSRVSNVAIIGGGFTGLQAAYNLAKAGVSVTLIEAHRFGDGASGRNGGQFGTGQRAWPDELEDQIGFERSKALFDIAESAKHYVLDFARDNDIDIDIDMDFLPGQLNVSHKQAYAKDYRRSVEAMAGRYGYSHVTFMEKAETAERLGSNHYYCGVRDTGTGHIHPLKLLVGLAKAAKAAGAYIFEKTPAKAIRQAGGKTVIETAAGTITADRVLIATNAHIDGLEPVTAAHIMPIRSFIGATEPLDRFPNVIPGKEAVADSRFVVRYFRKTKDNRLLFGGREAYTADSPRDISKHIRKQIAEIYPELGDVQMTHAWGGSVGITMSRQPFVREVMPGVLSIGGYSGHGVMLANYCGKLFAEMVVNRDRALEQFSALDVPSFPGGASLRAPLLFLALSWYALRDRF encoded by the coding sequence ATGGCATGGCAAAGCCCGATATCTCCGGGCATCTCCTGGTATGAGGCAACGGTTCCGGAAAGGCCGGGCTATGCGGCCATGGACGGATCGCGCGTCAGCAATGTCGCCATCATCGGCGGCGGCTTTACCGGGCTTCAGGCGGCGTACAATCTGGCCAAGGCTGGCGTTTCGGTCACCCTTATCGAAGCGCATCGCTTCGGAGACGGCGCCTCCGGTCGCAATGGCGGGCAGTTCGGCACCGGCCAGCGTGCCTGGCCGGATGAGCTCGAGGATCAGATCGGCTTCGAACGGTCGAAGGCGCTGTTCGATATTGCGGAAAGCGCCAAGCATTATGTGCTGGATTTCGCCCGCGACAACGACATCGACATCGACATCGACATGGACTTCCTGCCCGGCCAGTTGAACGTCTCCCACAAACAGGCCTATGCGAAGGATTATCGCCGAAGCGTGGAGGCCATGGCCGGTCGCTATGGCTACAGCCATGTTACATTTATGGAAAAGGCGGAAACGGCAGAACGGCTTGGCTCCAACCATTATTATTGCGGCGTGCGTGACACGGGCACCGGCCACATCCACCCGCTGAAACTGCTGGTAGGTTTGGCCAAGGCCGCCAAGGCGGCAGGAGCCTATATTTTCGAGAAGACACCCGCCAAGGCAATCCGGCAGGCCGGCGGGAAGACGGTAATCGAAACCGCAGCCGGCACGATTACCGCCGACCGGGTGCTGATTGCCACCAACGCCCATATCGATGGTCTGGAGCCGGTAACGGCTGCCCATATCATGCCGATCCGTTCTTTCATCGGTGCGACAGAGCCGCTCGACAGATTTCCAAACGTCATTCCCGGAAAGGAAGCGGTGGCGGATTCGCGTTTCGTGGTGCGTTATTTCCGCAAGACGAAGGATAACCGCCTGCTTTTCGGTGGGCGCGAGGCTTACACGGCGGATTCACCGCGCGATATCTCGAAGCACATCCGCAAGCAGATCGCCGAGATTTATCCCGAGCTTGGCGACGTGCAGATGACCCATGCCTGGGGCGGGTCTGTCGGTATCACCATGTCCCGCCAGCCATTCGTGCGCGAGGTCATGCCGGGCGTGCTTTCCATCGGCGGCTATTCCGGCCACGGCGTCATGCTCGCCAATTATTGCGGCAAGCTTTTTGCCGAAATGGTGGTGAACCGGGACAGGGCGCTCGAGCAGTTTTCCGCGCTGGATGTTCCCTCTTTCCCGGGCGGTGCATCCTTGCGCGCGCCTCTCCTTTTTCTTGCGCTGTCATGGTATGCACTGCGCGACAGGTTTTAA
- a CDS encoding glutamine synthetase family protein — MPPKKTMLRPKKPATMAKKVSPDLSSTRGVSTWRDAAQWLKARGIEDIECITPDLAGVPRGKMMPTSKFTGDTSLALPSALYRHTISGDYPDETANFRYEPRDSDLKLVPDLSTLSVVPWESDPTAQVICDVVDQGGKFVPYTPRNVLRNVLELYREKGWKPVVAPEIEFYLVAMNDDPDYPLHPPKGRSGRSIVGGQSYSIAGINEFDELIDDIYHFSEKQGLEIDTLIHEEGPAQLEINLRHGDPIELADQVFLFKRTIREAALKHGIYATFMAKPMQGMPGSAMHIHQSVIDIETGQNVFSNKDGSPSKEFFSFVGGMQRYVPNALVMLAPYVNSYRRLTPDMACPVNNAWGYDNRTTAFRVPISGPQARRVENRLPSSDANPYLALAASLGCGWLGIMNNIEPTEPTYETANEGSIELPRGLLEAVALLEGEQQFERVFGNEFVGLYAGLKRGEFETFMQVISPWEREFLLLNV; from the coding sequence ATGCCCCCCAAGAAAACCATGCTCCGCCCGAAAAAACCGGCAACCATGGCAAAGAAAGTTTCTCCCGACCTCTCCTCCACCCGCGGCGTGTCCACCTGGCGCGACGCGGCGCAATGGCTGAAGGCCCGCGGAATTGAAGATATTGAATGCATTACCCCCGATCTTGCAGGCGTGCCGCGCGGCAAGATGATGCCGACTTCGAAATTCACCGGCGATACGTCGCTGGCCCTGCCCTCGGCTCTCTATCGCCACACGATTTCCGGCGATTATCCCGATGAGACGGCGAATTTCCGCTACGAGCCGCGCGATAGCGATCTGAAGCTGGTACCGGACCTGTCCACGCTCTCCGTCGTTCCGTGGGAAAGCGATCCGACGGCGCAGGTGATTTGCGATGTGGTGGATCAGGGAGGCAAGTTCGTTCCCTACACCCCTCGTAACGTGCTGCGGAACGTGCTTGAGCTTTACAGGGAAAAAGGCTGGAAGCCGGTCGTCGCACCCGAGATAGAATTCTATCTCGTGGCGATGAATGACGACCCGGATTATCCGCTGCATCCGCCGAAAGGCCGTTCCGGTCGCTCCATCGTCGGCGGGCAGAGCTATTCGATTGCCGGCATCAACGAATTCGACGAGCTGATCGACGATATCTACCATTTTTCGGAAAAGCAGGGTCTCGAAATCGATACCCTCATCCATGAAGAAGGTCCGGCGCAGCTGGAAATCAACCTGCGCCACGGCGATCCCATCGAGCTTGCCGATCAGGTGTTCCTGTTCAAGCGCACCATTCGTGAGGCGGCGCTGAAGCACGGCATCTACGCCACCTTCATGGCAAAGCCGATGCAGGGCATGCCGGGTTCCGCCATGCATATCCACCAGTCGGTCATCGATATCGAGACCGGCCAGAACGTGTTTTCCAACAAGGATGGCAGTCCTTCCAAGGAGTTCTTCTCCTTCGTCGGCGGCATGCAGCGTTATGTGCCGAATGCGCTGGTGATGCTGGCGCCTTACGTGAACTCCTATCGCCGCCTGACGCCGGATATGGCATGCCCGGTCAACAACGCCTGGGGTTACGACAACCGCACGACCGCCTTCCGTGTGCCGATTTCCGGCCCGCAGGCGCGGCGTGTGGAAAACCGTCTGCCGAGTTCGGATGCCAATCCCTATCTGGCGCTTGCCGCATCGCTCGGCTGCGGCTGGCTTGGCATCATGAACAATATCGAGCCGACCGAGCCGACCTATGAAACGGCGAACGAAGGCTCTATCGAGCTTCCGCGCGGGCTTCTCGAAGCCGTGGCGCTGCTGGAAGGCGAGCAACAGTTCGAGCGTGTCTTCGGCAATGAATTCGTGGGCCTTTATGCTGGCCTGAAACGCGGCGAATTCGAAACCTTCATGCAGGTCATCAGCCCGTGGGAGCGCGAGTTCCTGCTGCTGAACGTATAA
- a CDS encoding LysR family transcriptional regulator has product MKNVSWDFYQLFLDVVRGGGLTGAAASSGLSPATIGRKMLELEQKIGKSLFVRSQTGYALTVDGRTLLDNLQAMEAAASGIDGWRKSSGASSLVRIAVGTWNAQLIMGNFSAICSERDSFRIDLFIAEQRATLAHRENDIGIRAFEPEERNLAAIKTGSVAYAAYRLRNAPQSVADRWIAVDKENAISAYLRWPHEMKSQNIVVTINRPFALRELILSGAGTAVLPCFIGDADSRLVREGVEIDDLRHQQWLVMNNEDRHRRDIRTVADRMIKLFKQHSDLYAGRGPGRG; this is encoded by the coding sequence ATGAAAAACGTAAGTTGGGATTTCTATCAGCTGTTTCTCGATGTCGTGCGTGGGGGAGGGCTCACGGGCGCTGCGGCTTCGTCCGGTCTCAGTCCGGCGACCATCGGACGAAAAATGCTCGAGCTTGAGCAAAAGATTGGCAAATCTCTCTTTGTGCGAAGCCAGACCGGATATGCCCTGACGGTGGATGGCCGGACGCTGCTGGATAATCTGCAAGCCATGGAAGCCGCTGCTTCCGGCATCGATGGCTGGCGAAAATCCAGTGGTGCAAGTTCGCTTGTTCGCATTGCGGTCGGCACATGGAACGCCCAGCTGATCATGGGGAATTTTTCTGCGATTTGCAGCGAAAGAGATAGCTTCCGTATCGATCTCTTCATCGCCGAGCAGCGCGCGACTCTAGCGCATCGTGAAAACGATATAGGCATCCGGGCATTCGAGCCCGAAGAGCGCAATCTCGCTGCAATCAAGACAGGCAGCGTTGCCTATGCCGCCTATCGTTTGCGTAATGCGCCTCAATCCGTGGCGGATCGCTGGATTGCGGTAGACAAGGAAAATGCGATTTCTGCTTATTTGCGTTGGCCGCACGAAATGAAATCGCAAAACATCGTGGTGACAATCAATCGCCCCTTTGCGCTGCGGGAATTGATCCTATCCGGTGCCGGAACGGCTGTTCTGCCCTGCTTCATCGGAGACGCGGATAGCAGGTTGGTGCGGGAAGGGGTGGAGATCGATGATCTGCGCCACCAGCAGTGGCTGGTAATGAACAATGAGGACCGCCACCGCCGCGATATACGGACGGTGGCGGATCGCATGATCAAGCTTTTCAAGCAGCATTCCGACCTTTACGCAGGTCGCGGTCCGGGCAGAGGCTAG
- a CDS encoding NAD(P)/FAD-dependent oxidoreductase, which produces MTEKCDVLILGAGAAGMMCAIRAGQRGRSVILLDHAKAPGEKIRISGGGRCNFTNIHTGPKNYLSQNPHFAKSALARYTPRDFLDLVEKHRIAWHEKMLGQLFCDDSAKDIIRMLLAEMQAAGAKLLLQTEISAVEPIATGGYRVSTSQGVIEAGSLVLATGGKSIPKMGSTGFSYRIAEQFALPLVEPRPGLVPLTLDPAQLEKLSALSGVAVPADVSHGKTSFREALLFTHRGLSGPSILQISSYWREGEAIRLKLEPDLDIAERLKAAKKANGRQSAQTALSDILPKRLAQYLVEQSGISTHLADLSDKALASLAASAQDWQIKPSGSEGYRTAEVTLGGVDTTHLDSKTMQAKSVPGLYFIGECVDVTGWLGGYNFQWAWASGFAAGESV; this is translated from the coding sequence ATGACGGAAAAATGTGACGTGCTGATACTGGGTGCCGGTGCCGCTGGCATGATGTGCGCCATTCGTGCCGGTCAGCGCGGTCGCTCCGTCATTCTTCTGGATCACGCGAAGGCCCCGGGCGAGAAAATCCGCATTTCCGGCGGTGGCCGTTGCAATTTCACCAACATCCATACGGGCCCGAAGAACTACCTCTCGCAAAACCCGCACTTCGCCAAATCCGCGCTTGCCAGATACACCCCGCGCGATTTCCTCGATCTGGTGGAAAAGCACAGGATTGCCTGGCACGAAAAGATGCTTGGTCAGCTCTTCTGCGATGATAGCGCCAAGGACATTATCCGCATGTTGCTGGCGGAAATGCAGGCCGCTGGCGCAAAACTGTTGCTTCAAACCGAGATATCGGCTGTCGAACCCATCGCAACGGGCGGCTACCGCGTCAGCACCTCTCAGGGCGTTATCGAGGCGGGGAGCCTCGTGCTCGCCACAGGCGGCAAATCCATTCCCAAGATGGGTTCCACCGGCTTTTCCTATCGCATCGCCGAACAATTCGCCCTGCCGCTGGTGGAGCCACGTCCCGGCCTCGTGCCGCTGACGCTGGATCCAGCGCAATTGGAAAAGCTCTCTGCCCTTTCCGGCGTCGCGGTGCCTGCCGATGTCTCGCACGGCAAGACGAGTTTCCGCGAGGCGCTTCTCTTTACTCATAGAGGTCTGAGCGGCCCGTCGATCCTGCAAATCTCGTCCTACTGGCGGGAGGGGGAGGCGATCCGCCTCAAGCTGGAACCGGACTTGGACATTGCCGAAAGGTTGAAGGCGGCAAAAAAGGCGAACGGAAGACAGTCCGCGCAAACGGCGCTAAGCGATATTCTGCCCAAACGCCTCGCCCAATATCTGGTCGAACAATCCGGCATCTCCACCCATCTTGCGGACCTCTCCGACAAGGCGCTGGCATCGCTTGCAGCCAGCGCGCAGGACTGGCAGATCAAACCCTCCGGCTCGGAAGGATACCGCACTGCCGAGGTAACTTTGGGCGGTGTCGATACCACGCATCTAGACTCGAAAACCATGCAGGCGAAATCGGTGCCCGGCCTGTATTTCATCGGCGAATGCGTGGACGTGACGGGCTGGTTGGGTGGTTATAATTTCCAATGGGCATGGGCGTCCGGCTTTGCCGCCGGAGAATCTGTGTAG